A section of the Citrus sinensis cultivar Valencia sweet orange chromosome 8, DVS_A1.0, whole genome shotgun sequence genome encodes:
- the LOC102618453 gene encoding uncharacterized protein LOC102618453 isoform X1 encodes MENTAVLREWFDRVDSEKTGSIAAAQLKHAFAVGNLDFSLSVVQQMIRMYDFDRNGTMSFEEFVELNKFLLKVQHAFSDLERGRGYLVPDNVYEALVKIGFSLDSPAFYTVCESFDQNKNGRLRLDDFISLCIFLQSARNLFNSFDTAKQGRITLDLNQFIFCTANCRI; translated from the exons ATGGAGAACACAGCGGTTTTGAGAGAGTGGTTCGATCGAGTTGACTCAGAAAAAACAGGAAGCATAGCAGCAGCTCAGCTCAAG CACGCTTTCGCCGTTGGCAATcttgatttttctctctctgttGTTCAACAAATGATCag GATGTATGATTTTGATAGGAATGGTACTATGAGCTTTGAGG AATTTGTGGAGCTTAACAAGTTCCTTCTAAAG GTTCAACATGCCTTCTCAGACCTGGAGAG GGGTCGTGGATATCTTGTTCCCGATAACGTGTATGAG GCATTGGTGaaaattggtttttctttGGACTCACCAGCTTTTTACACAGTCTGTGAG AGTTTTGATCAGAATAAGAATGGAAGACTTCGTCTGGATGACTTCATATCCCTTTGTATATTTTTGCAGTCTGCTCG GAATCTGTTTAATTCATTTGATACAGCTAAGCAGGGCAGGATCACTCTTGATCTCAACCAGTTTATCTTTTGTA CTGCCAATTGTAGAATATGA
- the LOC102618453 gene encoding uncharacterized protein LOC102618453 isoform X2, which produces MENTAVLREWFDRVDSEKTGSIAAAQLKHAFAVGNLDFSLSVVQQMIRNGTMSFEEFVELNKFLLKVQHAFSDLERGRGYLVPDNVYEALVKIGFSLDSPAFYTVCESFDQNKNGRLRLDDFISLCIFLQSARNLFNSFDTAKQGRITLDLNQFIFCTANCRI; this is translated from the exons ATGGAGAACACAGCGGTTTTGAGAGAGTGGTTCGATCGAGTTGACTCAGAAAAAACAGGAAGCATAGCAGCAGCTCAGCTCAAG CACGCTTTCGCCGTTGGCAATcttgatttttctctctctgttGTTCAACAAATGATCag GAATGGTACTATGAGCTTTGAGG AATTTGTGGAGCTTAACAAGTTCCTTCTAAAG GTTCAACATGCCTTCTCAGACCTGGAGAG GGGTCGTGGATATCTTGTTCCCGATAACGTGTATGAG GCATTGGTGaaaattggtttttctttGGACTCACCAGCTTTTTACACAGTCTGTGAG AGTTTTGATCAGAATAAGAATGGAAGACTTCGTCTGGATGACTTCATATCCCTTTGTATATTTTTGCAGTCTGCTCG GAATCTGTTTAATTCATTTGATACAGCTAAGCAGGGCAGGATCACTCTTGATCTCAACCAGTTTATCTTTTGTA CTGCCAATTGTAGAATATGA